The sequence GGTCGAGTTGCGCGTGGGCCAGGTCAAGGTGGCGGAGAAGGTGAAGGGAGCGGACAAGCTGCTGCGCCTGGAAGTGGACATCGGCACGGAAGTGCGGCAGGTGGTGGCGGGCATCGCCGAGACCTACACGCCGGAGTCGCTCATCGGGCGCAAGGTGGTGATCGTGGCCAACCTAGCGCCGCGCAAGCTGCGCGGCCTGGAGTCCAACGGCATGATCGTCGCGGCGTCCTTCGGCGAGAAGGGCACGCCGATTCTGTGCGGCTTCCTGGAAGACGTGCCGGTGGGCGCCAAGCTCAAGTAGATCGGGAGATCAGGCGATCGGGTGATCGGGTGATCTGGAAACCAGCGCGCGCCTGAGCCGATCGCCCGATCTCCCGATCACCCGATCTCCCGATGTTCGTCGATTCCCACGCCCATCTCGAGATGCCGCAGTTCGACGAGGACCGCGGCGAGGTGTTCCTGCGCGCGCAGGAAGCGGGAGTCGAGACGGTGGTCGCCATCGGCTCGGGCACCGGGCCAGGCTCGCTGGACTGTGGCATCCGGCTGGCTCAGGAGCACGACTGGATCTACGCCACCATCGGCGTCCATCCCCACGAGGCGCGG is a genomic window of Terriglobales bacterium containing:
- the metG gene encoding methionine--tRNA ligase subunit beta, with the protein product WAQLGLGNIGKVRLDQLKWGEVKLGTKLGKVEPVFPRADKSTIERMQQMEERAGAPLPPKAEVASPAKPSASPAPAAAAAAPGPATPDGKISIDDFAKVELRVGQVKVAEKVKGADKLLRLEVDIGTEVRQVVAGIAETYTPESLIGRKVVIVANLAPRKLRGLESNGMIVAASFGEKGTPILCGFLEDVPVGAKLK